The DNA region CCAAGCAACGCATTGAGGAGGCTTGATTTGCCGGCATTGGGTCTTCCAACTAAAATGGTTCGAACGCCCTCTCGGTGAAGTCTTCCTTCGTGATAGGTTGATAAAAGTTCTGTGAGCGCCACTTGAATCGGAGAGAGGCGATTTAAAATCCCCTCTTTCTGAATCATTTCAATATCTTCTTCGGGAAAATCGACGGAAGCTTCCACAAAAGCCCGCAGGCGAACCAATTCACTCCTGAACTCGGAAATTCTTTTTGAAAATCGGCCCGTGAGATGTTCCTTTGCTTGGGCAAGACCCGCTTCGCTTGATGCGCTGATGACATCGGCAACGGCTTCTGCCTGAGCCAAATCGATTTTTCCGTTGAGGTAGGCCCTTTTCGTAAATTCCCCCGGCAAAGCCAAAATAGCCCCGGCTTCCAGCGCCGCGGACAATATTTTCTCCATTAAAAGGGGACTTCCATGCCCCTGAATTTCGATGACATCCTCGCCGGTATAGGAATGAGGGGCCCGCATCCAGACACAAAGGCAATTGTCTAAAAATTCTTCTGTGGACGGATTGACAATTTTTCCTAAGTAAATTCGATGGGTTGCAAAGTTATCCACGGGCACGCGCCTATTTCTCCACAGCCTTTTCAACACCTTTCTGGACTGGGGACCGGAAATGCGGATAACGCCAATCCCCCCAACCCCGGGGGACGTCGAAATGGCAACAATGGTCTTGATTTGAGTCATAACACACCGCGTATTGGCTTTTTTCAATAACTTACATACTGTCGGGTCGCAAAATGAAAAACAATTTTGAAAAGAATCACAGTCCCTCCCCTTTTTCCAGACATTTTTCCAGACCTTTGCTGATTTCTTTCCTCGCAATGTCTCTTGTTGCTTGTTCCAAAGGCGTTGGCGGAAGTCCGGAACTGGTCGGAAATCCATCCTCCACCTCTCCGGGTGGCGTGGGCGTTAGCTCTACTAATGCCGGATCACAAAACAACTTTGATTTTGGCAATCAGATTTCCGTGCAAAAAATGATTTATCACGTGGGTCCTGTCGACCTTCCTGCTGGTCAATCGGTCGACGTCATGTTGGACAAACCAGCAATTCTTCGTTTTCAAGTTACAGAGCCTGTTTGGGTTATTGGATTTGAGCCTAAAGTTATTAATGGAGACGGGAAAGCCTTAACAGGACAACTTTTATACAAAGCCCTCGTTGTCAATAAACATGAGTCTAATCCTGTTTGTGCCTCTGGAAATAGCGGAAACCCTTTTGCTGTCGCCACATCCACTTTAACCAAAGTGGAACTTCCGGAAGGTTTTGGATATCCCATTTTGCCCAAAGACCCTCTCGAGGCAAAAGTTGTTTTTCATAATCCAACCGACAAAGACTACAGCGGCGTTGTCTTCTCCTTTGAAATTCAGGCAATCCCGATGGAAAAAGGCAAAGGCATTTCTGATGTAAAAGCAATGCTTCTCGACACGGATCCTTGCAACCACAAACCCATTGCCATTGAACCCGGTGCTTTTGTTGAGAAGAGTCATACCTTTACAATCCCGAATAATGGTAACCTAATGGTGGCAAACGGACTACTTTCTGATTATGGCGTTGCGGTTTCACTCACACATCAGGAAGGCGACAAAGCCTCTCTGGTTCCGTTCTGGAGAGCCGAAGCCACACTCGATGAAACACACCGCATTATTGATTTAACACCAAATCCCTTTATTGACCCGGCCGGGAAAAAGATTGCGCAAGGAGACAAACTTACTTTGGGCGTTTCTTTTGATAATTTTTCAGAGAAATGGCACAACGAAGCCACCGGTTCCGCAATGGTCTATTTAGCGCCCTCCGATAAATAGTTTCTTAATCACACCAGTTTTGGGAACAGCGTAATTGCCAAATCTCTTGTCAGATTAAATTGAAGATCACCATGTACCGAACTGCTGGTTGCAAGACGGCTGTTTAATAATTCCTTTATTATTTCTGTGGCCCTTCTTCGCTTCACACCGCAAATGTCCTGAACACTGCCACGGGACAGATTGCCTTTATAAAGCATTTCTTTCAAAACACTCACGGCGGCTCTTGAAATTATTTTTTCCGCCTCGAGAATTTTCAGATGTCTTTTATATCTGCCTTCGAAATTGCTTAACTCCAGCATTCCGCCCATAAAATCAAGCTGGTCCAGACACTCTCTTAAAAAATATTTGCAGAAGAGGATTAAATTTTCTTCTGACAACGGCCCCCTTCCGTCATAATCATTTCTTCGCGGTTGATCGGCCAACATTAAATGTTTGTCATACTCGGAACGATTTCTGGCAAGCGCTCTCGTTACAGTCCAAAGCCCTTTGGAATCAATTCCGAGCCTGTTTTCGAATGCAAGGGTAAACAGCCTTGCTACTCTTCCATTTCCATCTCTGAACGGATGTATCCATAAAAGTCTGTGATGAGAACTTGCAAAGGCAAGAAATTTTTTGATTCCGCTCAATCTTTTCAAGCTATAGGCCTCCTGAAATATTTCTAAATTATTTTCTATTTCATCCAGCGTGTCCGGGGGCAGGTGGTTGCCGACATCATCAGCCGGTCTATCCCTTAACTGTCCCGCCAAAACCGGAACTTTTGTGTTTTTGTGCGTCCGGGCATTATGCATTTCTTCAGGGAGCGTGGAATAAAATTCGCGATGCAACCAACACAAGAAATCTTTGGAACATATTTCCAAATTTTCCTCCTTTGCCAGCCGCTCAAGCATTTTTTTCTGTGTTGAAATATGCGCAAGATGCTCAAGTTGATAGTTTCTGAGAACTTTATTGGGTGACAAATTATTATTTAGCGCATCCTCGATATCCTTAAGCTTTGACGGATTTCCCTCCATCGCATTGGTAAAATAACTGTTTATATGGATTATGAACTCACTGATTGCTCCGGCAACTTTCGGATGAATGCCACTGCCAAGACCAGCCGACAGCTTGATAATATCCGTTATTAAGGTGTCCAATTCTTCGTCTGAATGGGATGGAATCGCGGGAAACACACTATTACTGTAGGGCAAAAACGGGCAAAACACCAGAAAATAGTGCGCATTATTTGTGCGCACTCAAAACATTATAACAATATAATATTATTGCTATTATTGTTAAATCTATTGAAAATATGTCCTAAATAGTGCGCGTTAAATCCGTCCCCGCACCAAATCTCTGAAACGAATCCCGTGCTGATACATCCATTGCTGGAGAATCGTCATCACCGTGTTGACCAAAATGTAAAGAGTTAATCCAACTGGCAAAAAGATCATAAAAACGGAAAACATCAATGGCATGATCATCATCATTTTTTGCTGTGCCGGATCGGCGGAGGGGGTTGGTGTCATTTTGGTTTGCAGAAACATCGCAACACCCAGAATAACCGGCATGATGAAATACGGATCCGGCGCCGAGAGATCTTTGTAGAACAAGAAAAAATGAGCGTGATAAAGTTCCACGGAATTCCACAACACTTTATAGAGGGCAATGTAGATCGGGAACTGGAGCAACATCGGCAAACAGCCACCCATTGGGTTTACCTTGTGGGCCTTGAAAAGTTGCATCGTTTCCACATTCATCTTCTGTTTGTCGTTCCCGTATTTCTCACGGATCTCTTTGAGGCGTGGTTGCAGTATTTGCATTCGTTTCATCGATTCCATTGATTTTTTGTTGATGGGGTTGAGGAGAATTTTGATGAGGACCGTCAAAAGAATAATGGCGACGCCATAGTTGTGAACCCCGTTATAAAAGAGTTGCAAAAGATAGAGAATCGGTGTGGCCACAATGGAAATCCATCCATATCCGATAACTTTTTCAAAATTCGCTCCAA from Deltaproteobacteria bacterium includes:
- a CDS encoding Fic family protein, with product MDTLITDIIKLSAGLGSGIHPKVAGAISEFIIHINSYFTNAMEGNPSKLKDIEDALNNNLSPNKVLRNYQLEHLAHISTQKKMLERLAKEENLEICSKDFLCWLHREFYSTLPEEMHNARTHKNTKVPVLAGQLRDRPADDVGNHLPPDTLDEIENNLEIFQEAYSLKRLSGIKKFLAFASSHHRLLWIHPFRDGNGRVARLFTLAFENRLGIDSKGLWTVTRALARNRSEYDKHLMLADQPRRNDYDGRGPLSEENLILFCKYFLRECLDQLDFMGGMLELSNFEGRYKRHLKILEAEKIISRAAVSVLKEMLYKGNLSRGSVQDICGVKRRRATEIIKELLNSRLATSSSVHGDLQFNLTRDLAITLFPKLV
- the mnmE gene encoding tRNA uridine-5-carboxymethylaminomethyl(34) synthesis GTPase MnmE; amino-acid sequence: MTQIKTIVAISTSPGVGGIGVIRISGPQSRKVLKRLWRNRRVPVDNFATHRIYLGKIVNPSTEEFLDNCLCVWMRAPHSYTGEDVIEIQGHGSPLLMEKILSAALEAGAILALPGEFTKRAYLNGKIDLAQAEAVADVISASSEAGLAQAKEHLTGRFSKRISEFRSELVRLRAFVEASVDFPEEDIEMIQKEGILNRLSPIQVALTELLSTYHEGRLHREGVRTILVGRPNAGKSSLLNALLGSNRAIVHHVPGTTRDVIEEGCLLGGYVFRLFDTAGLRKTTDEVESIGVARSEELIENADLILWVIDASSPLSKEDVDYLSKLDFSKTLLCLNKIDLGIVWNPESFLLNKKEKEMLSPISALRGDGLKELQNSMVNWVKRQSSREAGGMRITKLRHKEALGKSLQALGAATNALQQRIPVELVALHLRKAHEALGEITGSDIDEELLDTIFSEFCIGK